The following proteins are co-located in the Massilia litorea genome:
- the motA gene encoding flagellar motor stator protein MotA, whose product MQQFLGIFIVLGCVFGGFALMGGTATAIWHPVEILIIVGAAFGALVIGNEKHVLAEMAHQLKKIASRKKHDSEFQRQLLLLMYELLQLAAGGLKALDAHVEAPRESAIFQRYPRILDEPKLLAFIVDNFRLMAMGKINAHELEGVLEQELDAIHEELTQPSKSLHKIAEGMPGFGILAAVLGIVMAMYSVAEGADSGAIAEKVGAAMVGTFIGIFFCYGLLDPLSNMMKQLVNGEASTMETVKVVLCTHVAGKPALLAIDAGRRLIQLNTKPSFAQLEQWINAMGGDDESQNKRRRNSDRMTG is encoded by the coding sequence ATGCAGCAATTCCTAGGTATCTTCATCGTGCTCGGCTGCGTGTTCGGCGGCTTCGCGCTGATGGGCGGCACGGCCACGGCCATCTGGCACCCGGTCGAGATCCTGATCATCGTCGGCGCGGCCTTCGGCGCCCTCGTGATCGGCAACGAGAAGCACGTGCTGGCCGAGATGGCGCACCAGCTCAAGAAAATCGCGTCGCGCAAAAAGCACGACTCGGAATTCCAGCGCCAGCTCCTGCTGCTGATGTACGAACTGTTGCAACTGGCCGCCGGCGGCCTGAAGGCGCTCGACGCCCACGTCGAGGCCCCGCGCGAAAGCGCGATCTTCCAGCGCTACCCGCGCATCCTGGACGAGCCGAAGCTGCTGGCCTTCATCGTCGACAATTTCCGCCTGATGGCGATGGGCAAAATCAACGCCCACGAACTGGAAGGCGTGCTCGAACAGGAACTGGACGCGATCCACGAAGAACTGACCCAACCGTCGAAATCGCTGCACAAGATCGCCGAAGGCATGCCGGGCTTCGGCATCCTGGCCGCCGTTCTCGGCATCGTGATGGCGATGTATTCGGTGGCGGAAGGCGCGGATTCGGGCGCGATCGCGGAGAAGGTCGGCGCGGCGATGGTCGGTACCTTCATCGGCATCTTCTTCTGCTACGGCCTGCTCGACCCGCTGTCGAACATGATGAAGCAGCTCGTCAACGGCGAAGCGTCGACCATGGAAACCGTGAAGGTCGTGCTGTGCACCCACGTGGCCGGCAAGCCTGCCCTGCTGGCGATCGACGCCGGCCGGCGCCTGATCCAGCTGAACACGAAGCCGAGCTTCGCCCAGCTGGAACAGTGGATCAACGCGATGGGCGGCGACGACGAATCGCAGAACAAGCGGCGCCGTAACAGCGATCGCATGACGGGGTAA
- a CDS encoding glycoside hydrolase family 73 protein: MRHAEFSTSSIAATLPTESTRPTAAIGGGSGFGQTFARVQGEVADFIQNGGGASAPDLTPEGSLWRARSAASVLAAPEVDGNSDDKSTSEDQQAFLESIAPWAKEAADKLGVAPELVQAHAALESGWGQRPIMRTGAGDGASSHNLFGIKAGGKWDGAVAESATTEYVGGAALKTKERFRAYPDAASAFRDYARMLLDNPRYKGAIGAGNDAHAFAQGLAKGGYATDPAYASKLARLAGKLQGING, encoded by the coding sequence ATGCGCCACGCTGAGTTCTCGACGTCCTCGATCGCGGCCACGCTGCCGACGGAATCGACCCGCCCGACCGCCGCGATCGGTGGCGGCAGCGGCTTCGGCCAAACCTTCGCCAGGGTGCAGGGCGAAGTCGCCGATTTCATCCAGAACGGCGGCGGTGCCTCGGCGCCCGACCTGACGCCCGAGGGCAGCCTGTGGCGCGCGCGCAGCGCCGCCTCGGTGCTGGCCGCGCCCGAGGTGGATGGAAATTCCGACGACAAGTCGACCAGCGAAGACCAGCAGGCCTTCCTGGAAAGCATCGCGCCGTGGGCGAAGGAAGCGGCCGATAAACTGGGCGTTGCGCCGGAACTGGTGCAGGCTCACGCCGCGCTCGAATCGGGCTGGGGCCAGCGCCCCATCATGCGCACCGGCGCCGGCGACGGTGCGAGCAGCCACAACCTGTTCGGCATCAAGGCCGGCGGCAAATGGGATGGCGCCGTGGCCGAATCGGCCACCACCGAATACGTGGGCGGCGCCGCACTGAAGACGAAGGAACGCTTCCGCGCCTATCCGGATGCGGCCAGCGCCTTCCGCGACTACGCCCGGATGCTGCTCGATAACCCGCGCTATAAAGGCGCGATCGGCGCCGGCAACGACGCGCATGCCTTCGCCCAGGGCCTGGCGAAAGGCGGCTACGCCACCGACCCGGCCTACGCGTCCAAGCTGGCGCGCCTGGCCGGCAAACTGCAAGGCATCAACGGCTGA
- the flgN gene encoding flagellar export chaperone FlgN — protein MTRQQAAASLVEGVEQDLGAASAIHALLERQFQAALRHQGAELGALAEELTPALDAMDARRRQRVALVRALQGPEGTMAGFIAAQPEPGRARLAASWGELERLVVLCKSATTRNSNLLAEQFSTMQRVLHNADGTYAPR, from the coding sequence ATGACACGCCAGCAGGCGGCGGCCTCTCTGGTTGAAGGCGTCGAGCAGGACCTGGGCGCCGCGAGCGCGATCCATGCGCTGCTCGAGCGCCAGTTCCAGGCTGCCCTGCGGCACCAGGGCGCGGAACTGGGCGCCCTCGCCGAGGAGCTGACGCCGGCGCTGGACGCCATGGATGCGCGCCGCCGCCAGCGCGTGGCGCTGGTGCGCGCGCTGCAGGGCCCCGAAGGCACGATGGCCGGCTTCATCGCGGCCCAGCCGGAACCCGGCCGCGCCAGGCTGGCGGCGTCGTGGGGCGAGCTGGAACGCCTGGTCGTGCTGTGCAAGAGCGCGACCACGCGCAACAGCAACCTGCTGGCCGAACAGTTCTCGACCATGCAGCGCGTGCTGCACAACGCGGACGGTACCTATGCGCCACGCTGA
- the flgC gene encoding flagellar basal body rod protein FlgC, with amino-acid sequence MSFKDISTIAGSAMTAQSVRLNTIASNLANADTAARSEAEAYRARKPVFAAVMENDAGGRVQVLDVVQSADPVRKVYEPGNPLADAEGMVVYSNVNSVAEMADMMSASRAFETNVEVLGRIKSMQASLLKLGEG; translated from the coding sequence ATGAGCTTCAAGGACATCTCCACTATCGCAGGTTCCGCGATGACGGCGCAGTCGGTACGCCTGAACACCATCGCCTCGAACCTGGCCAATGCCGATACCGCCGCGCGATCGGAGGCCGAAGCCTATCGCGCGCGCAAACCGGTCTTCGCCGCCGTCATGGAAAACGACGCCGGCGGCCGCGTGCAGGTACTCGACGTCGTGCAGAGCGCCGACCCGGTGCGCAAGGTCTACGAGCCGGGCAATCCGCTGGCCGACGCCGAAGGCATGGTCGTCTACTCGAACGTCAACTCGGTGGCCGAGATGGCCGACATGATGTCCGCCTCGCGCGCCTTCGAGACCAATGTCGAGGTGCTGGGCCGGATCAAATCGATGCAGGCCTCCCTGCTGAAACTGGGCGAAGGCTAA
- the flgM gene encoding flagellar biosynthesis anti-sigma factor FlgM yields MKITGTGAPTMTPAIGAVAAPSDAAPAAAPVADSSPALQSEVLQPAARALAALPDFDAARVAELRDALAKGELPFDAGRLAGLIQRFHGSR; encoded by the coding sequence ATGAAAATCACTGGAACCGGCGCCCCGACCATGACGCCTGCGATTGGCGCAGTTGCCGCTCCTTCCGATGCCGCTCCTGCCGCGGCCCCGGTGGCGGACAGCAGCCCTGCCCTGCAATCGGAAGTGCTGCAGCCCGCCGCCAGGGCGCTGGCCGCCCTGCCCGACTTCGACGCCGCGCGCGTGGCCGAACTGCGCGACGCGCTGGCCAAGGGCGAACTGCCTTTCGATGCGGGGCGCCTCGCGGGCCTGATCCAGCGCTTCCACGGGAGCCGCTAA
- a CDS encoding flagellar hook protein FlgE: MSFNIALSGIQAINEQLEAVSNNIANSSTYGFKSSRANFSAMYAGEQANGVSVGSLTQNIGTNGSVESTGRSLDAAIEGRGFFVTRDSQGTMSYSRVGIFAADNAGNLVDAAGRKVQGYGPAVNGALGTMGDIKIPTGQIAAKASTSVTFVGNLSADWKPPVNPTFDASKSDSYNMVKQSVLYDSLGSQHTVSQYFVKSGNNVNVYYGFDGALPTAATATPNTLTFDGKGQLTSTPTSGTLTLTTTNGSNPIAFTVDYTGTTKFAGEATSTTNRTDGYASGNYVGVELAADGSVVARYSNEQKQTVGTIALATFGNEGALTATSDTSWQANAASGLALYGTPGSGLAGKLNTGALEGSNVDITSELVGLMTSQRNYQANSKVITTENQMMQTLMQALG; the protein is encoded by the coding sequence ATGAGCTTTAACATCGCCCTCTCCGGTATCCAGGCCATCAACGAGCAGCTGGAAGCCGTCTCGAACAACATCGCCAACTCGAGCACCTACGGTTTCAAGAGCAGCCGCGCCAACTTCTCCGCCATGTACGCAGGCGAGCAGGCGAACGGCGTCTCGGTCGGGTCGCTGACCCAGAACATCGGCACCAACGGCTCGGTCGAATCGACCGGCCGTTCGCTCGACGCCGCCATCGAAGGCCGCGGCTTCTTCGTGACCCGCGACAGCCAGGGCACGATGTCGTACAGCCGCGTCGGCATCTTCGCCGCCGATAACGCCGGCAACCTGGTCGACGCCGCCGGCCGCAAGGTGCAGGGCTATGGCCCGGCCGTCAATGGCGCGCTCGGCACCATGGGCGACATCAAGATCCCGACCGGCCAGATCGCGGCCAAGGCCTCGACCAGCGTCACGTTTGTGGGCAACCTGTCGGCCGACTGGAAACCGCCGGTCAATCCGACCTTCGACGCCAGCAAGTCCGACAGCTACAACATGGTGAAGCAGTCGGTCCTCTACGATTCGCTCGGCAGCCAGCACACCGTGTCGCAGTACTTCGTCAAGTCGGGCAATAACGTCAATGTGTATTACGGTTTCGACGGCGCGCTCCCGACCGCCGCGACCGCGACGCCGAATACCCTCACCTTCGACGGCAAGGGCCAGCTGACCAGCACCCCGACGTCGGGCACGCTCACCCTGACCACGACCAATGGTTCGAACCCGATCGCCTTCACGGTCGACTACACCGGCACCACAAAGTTTGCCGGAGAAGCGACCAGCACCACCAACCGCACCGACGGCTACGCCTCAGGCAACTACGTCGGCGTCGAGCTGGCGGCCGACGGTTCGGTCGTGGCGCGCTACAGCAACGAGCAGAAGCAGACGGTCGGCACCATCGCGCTGGCCACCTTCGGCAACGAAGGCGCGCTGACCGCGACCAGCGACACCAGCTGGCAAGCCAACGCCGCCTCGGGCCTTGCCCTGTACGGCACCCCGGGCTCGGGCCTGGCCGGCAAACTCAATACCGGTGCGCTCGAAGGCTCGAACGTCGACATCACCTCCGAACTCGTCGGCCTGATGACCTCGCAGCGTAACTACCAGGCGAACTCGAAGGTCATCACGACCGAGAACCAGATGATGCAAACCCTGATGCAGGCGCTGGGCTAA
- a CDS encoding FliA/WhiG family RNA polymerase sigma factor — protein MAYSADYLDASCASDYQEASAAAGMSAREEQQHLVAYAPLVKRIVRQLNSQVSGVMSREDMEQIGLMGLLEALRRYGAPDTGFGSFASLRIRGAILDELRRQDWRPRAVRQDAHRVRDGLRALTRNLGREPTPQEAADSLGITQEAYYQHLLDDGAEEMLSFDEVLQEATENAHSTPGPEDSFMVRRSLEQALGALSEREQRVIQMIYEFELSYKEIAAVLDLSDARVCQLNKSALAKMKAAIGAR, from the coding sequence ATGGCCTATTCAGCCGACTACCTTGACGCCTCCTGCGCCAGCGACTACCAGGAGGCATCCGCTGCCGCCGGCATGAGCGCGCGCGAGGAGCAGCAGCACCTGGTCGCCTATGCGCCGCTGGTCAAGCGCATCGTGCGCCAGTTGAATTCGCAAGTGTCCGGCGTGATGTCGCGCGAGGACATGGAGCAGATCGGCCTGATGGGCCTGTTGGAGGCGCTGCGCCGCTACGGCGCGCCCGACACCGGCTTCGGCAGCTTCGCCTCGCTGCGCATCCGCGGCGCCATCCTCGATGAGCTGCGCCGCCAGGACTGGCGCCCGCGCGCCGTGCGCCAGGACGCGCACCGCGTGCGCGACGGCCTGCGCGCCCTCACCCGCAACCTGGGCCGCGAGCCGACCCCGCAGGAAGCCGCCGATTCGCTCGGCATCACCCAGGAAGCGTATTACCAGCACCTGCTGGACGACGGCGCCGAAGAGATGCTGAGCTTCGACGAAGTCCTGCAGGAAGCGACCGAGAATGCCCACAGCACGCCCGGCCCGGAAGATTCCTTCATGGTGCGCCGCAGCCTGGAACAGGCATTGGGCGCGCTGTCCGAGCGCGAACAGCGCGTGATCCAGATGATCTATGAGTTCGAGCTCAGCTACAAAGAAATCGCCGCCGTGCTCGACCTGTCCGACGCCCGCGTCTGCCAGCTCAACAAGAGCGCGCTGGCCAAGATGAAGGCCGCCATCGGGGCGCGCTGA
- the flgB gene encoding flagellar basal body rod protein FlgB — translation MTINFKDALGVHADALQVRAERTKVLAANIANESTPGYTARDLDFGAVMQDRAAEENGELSLDGSSEALYRVPFHPSADGNTVEIGVEQAAFSQNASDFQTSLTFINMKLRGLAKAINGQ, via the coding sequence ATGACGATTAATTTTAAGGACGCACTGGGAGTCCATGCCGACGCGCTGCAGGTACGCGCCGAGCGGACCAAGGTGTTGGCCGCGAACATCGCCAACGAAAGCACGCCCGGCTACACGGCGCGCGACCTCGACTTCGGCGCAGTGATGCAGGATCGGGCCGCCGAAGAAAACGGCGAACTCTCGCTCGACGGAAGCAGCGAAGCGCTGTACCGCGTGCCCTTCCACCCCAGCGCCGACGGCAACACGGTCGAAATCGGCGTCGAGCAGGCGGCGTTCTCGCAAAATGCCTCGGACTTCCAGACCAGCCTCACCTTCATCAACATGAAGCTGCGCGGTCTGGCCAAAGCCATCAATGGTCAATAA
- a CDS encoding flagellar motor protein MotB, which translates to MSKLNDKHHEQTIIKRGGGKHDHDEHGGAWKVAFADFCLALLSLFLVLWLMAAREKEAIQAMTKDAAAGQLEGPGKRPEIATSPSGSLIERFPTMHDGMGPAQGTGATADTRVSYDSPADLKSLSKKLEKMSEEAGLAANLHAEVTPYGLRVMLHDTDRQGMFMRGSALPTGRFARLLQKMGPLFAQMENQMLIVGHTDSVQYTFAEKTGMSNWSLSSNRAMAARAQLLTGGMRSDSVLQVVGMADRAPLDDKRTDADVNRRIELMILTRAQSRSVAAMFGAPGATELLTDGVSVSAPGGETRPLRGQLAK; encoded by the coding sequence GTGTCCAAGCTGAACGACAAGCATCACGAACAGACCATCATCAAGCGTGGTGGCGGCAAGCACGACCACGACGAGCACGGCGGCGCCTGGAAAGTCGCGTTCGCCGACTTTTGCCTGGCCCTGCTGTCGCTGTTCCTGGTGCTGTGGCTGATGGCCGCGCGCGAGAAGGAAGCGATCCAGGCCATGACGAAGGACGCCGCGGCCGGCCAGCTGGAAGGTCCCGGCAAGCGTCCGGAAATCGCCACATCGCCGAGCGGCAGCCTGATCGAACGCTTCCCGACCATGCATGACGGCATGGGCCCTGCCCAGGGCACCGGCGCCACGGCCGACACCCGCGTCTCCTACGACTCGCCGGCCGACCTGAAGTCGCTGTCGAAAAAGCTGGAAAAGATGAGCGAAGAAGCCGGACTGGCTGCCAACCTGCACGCCGAGGTGACGCCCTACGGCCTGCGCGTGATGCTGCACGATACCGACCGCCAGGGCATGTTCATGCGCGGCAGCGCGCTGCCGACCGGACGCTTCGCGCGCCTGCTGCAGAAAATGGGCCCGCTGTTCGCGCAGATGGAAAACCAGATGCTGATCGTCGGCCACACCGACTCGGTGCAGTACACGTTTGCAGAGAAGACCGGCATGTCGAACTGGTCGCTGTCCTCGAACCGTGCGATGGCCGCGCGCGCCCAGCTGCTCACGGGCGGCATGCGCAGCGACAGCGTGCTGCAGGTGGTCGGCATGGCCGACCGCGCCCCGCTCGACGACAAGCGGACCGATGCCGACGTCAACCGCCGCATCGAGCTGATGATTTTGACCCGCGCCCAATCGCGCTCGGTGGCCGCGATGTTCGGCGCACCCGGCGCGACCGAGCTGCTGACTGACGGCGTGTCGGTCAGCGCTCCTGGCGGAGAGACCAGGCCGCTGCGCGGCCAACTGGCGAAGTAA
- a CDS encoding flagellar basal body rod protein FlgF yields MDKLIFTAVSGAEHTLRAQQVHANNLANMDTPGFRANLELVTTQKLGGYGYDDVHMARTQADAVSTKPGTVRETGRPLDVAINGTGYFAVEFGGAEAYTRAGAIDIDANGALSVAGRPLLGEGGPIVLPPHSAVEVGTDGTISVMAEGATTMQVIDKLRLVNAEGPELTKNEAGLLVARNGDQLQADANVTVRARSLEGSNVSAVEEMVATMALNRSFELQMKLFQAGDKMNEAGNRLLGA; encoded by the coding sequence ATGGATAAACTGATCTTCACCGCCGTCTCCGGCGCCGAGCACACGCTGCGTGCCCAGCAGGTCCACGCGAACAACCTGGCCAACATGGACACGCCGGGCTTTCGCGCCAACCTGGAACTGGTGACCACCCAGAAGCTCGGCGGCTACGGTTACGACGACGTGCACATGGCCCGCACCCAGGCCGACGCCGTCTCGACCAAGCCCGGCACCGTGCGCGAGACCGGGCGTCCGCTCGACGTCGCCATCAACGGCACCGGTTATTTCGCGGTCGAATTCGGCGGCGCCGAGGCCTATACCCGCGCCGGCGCGATCGACATCGACGCCAACGGCGCCTTGTCGGTGGCGGGCCGCCCGCTGCTGGGCGAAGGCGGGCCGATCGTGCTGCCGCCGCATTCGGCGGTGGAAGTCGGTACCGACGGCACGATTTCGGTGATGGCCGAAGGCGCGACCACGATGCAGGTGATCGACAAGCTGCGCCTGGTGAATGCGGAAGGCCCCGAGCTGACCAAGAACGAAGCCGGCCTGCTTGTCGCCCGCAACGGCGACCAGCTGCAGGCGGATGCGAACGTCACCGTGCGCGCCCGTTCCCTGGAAGGCAGCAACGTGTCGGCCGTCGAAGAGATGGTCGCGACCATGGCCCTGAACCGCAGTTTTGAGCTGCAAATGAAACTGTTCCAGGCCGGTGACAAGATGAATGAGGCGGGTAACCGCCTGCTCGGCGCCTAA
- the flgA gene encoding flagellar basal body P-ring formation chaperone FlgA, whose product MILRAVLVLVLPLALASAPVCAAPSVATQVEEAARAQLEKQASASGLRAPRFELAVVPPRAPIACPGPVEVETLDTRQPNRMRFAVRCPQTGNSRLEYIVRARISAEVVVMAAPVAANEALTESHVTVEQRDITSITDPVIDPNDAVGQTSRRMLRAGDVLRNSSLSAPVLVKRGDAVVMIARIEGIEVSTAGEALDAGTKGATIRVRNSTSGQTLRMRVVAPGTVEPSEMSRLTR is encoded by the coding sequence ATGATTCTTCGTGCTGTTCTTGTTCTCGTCCTGCCCCTTGCGCTGGCCTCGGCGCCGGTGTGCGCCGCGCCCTCCGTCGCCACCCAGGTCGAGGAGGCTGCCCGCGCCCAGCTGGAAAAACAGGCCAGCGCCTCCGGCTTGCGCGCTCCCCGCTTCGAGCTGGCCGTGGTACCGCCGCGGGCACCAATCGCGTGTCCGGGGCCGGTCGAGGTCGAAACGCTCGACACCCGGCAACCGAACCGTATGCGCTTCGCGGTGCGCTGCCCTCAAACCGGCAATTCCCGCCTCGAATACATCGTCCGGGCCCGCATTTCGGCGGAGGTCGTCGTCATGGCCGCCCCGGTCGCGGCAAACGAAGCACTCACGGAGTCACATGTTACCGTAGAGCAACGGGACATTACCAGCATTACGGACCCTGTGATTGATCCAAATGACGCTGTCGGCCAAACGAGCCGCAGAATGTTGCGCGCGGGCGACGTTCTCCGTAACAGTTCGCTATCGGCACCCGTCCTGGTCAAACGCGGCGACGCCGTCGTCATGATTGCGCGCATCGAAGGCATCGAGGTCAGCACGGCCGGCGAAGCGCTCGATGCCGGTACCAAAGGTGCAACGATCCGCGTGCGCAACAGCACCAGCGGCCAGACCCTGCGCATGCGGGTCGTCGCGCCCGGCACGGTGGAACCGAGCGAGATGTCTCGCCTGACCCGCTGA
- a CDS encoding flagellar basal body-associated FliL family protein: MKMIVGVFAVVLVAAGAAGGAMWWMKSQEAAPGAEKVAHAEPKKEKKSDKPAKYVTLDKVIVMLKRGPNETTTHYLSTDLVLATDEEGEKPTKEHLPLLRAVAVRSLSAYTLAEASTMSVEQYAAQLNKTFNASYASEEREKPFGEVMIGKLIVE; this comes from the coding sequence ATGAAAATGATTGTCGGCGTGTTCGCCGTCGTGCTCGTGGCAGCCGGTGCGGCCGGTGGCGCCATGTGGTGGATGAAGTCGCAGGAAGCCGCGCCCGGTGCGGAAAAAGTCGCGCACGCCGAGCCGAAAAAGGAAAAGAAGTCGGACAAGCCGGCCAAATACGTCACCCTCGACAAGGTGATCGTGATGCTCAAGCGCGGTCCGAACGAAACGACCACGCACTACCTGTCGACCGACCTGGTGCTGGCGACCGACGAGGAAGGCGAGAAGCCGACCAAGGAACACCTGCCGCTGCTGCGCGCGGTCGCGGTGCGCTCGCTGTCGGCCTACACGCTGGCGGAAGCCTCGACGATGTCGGTCGAGCAGTATGCCGCGCAGCTGAACAAAACCTTCAATGCCAGTTATGCCAGCGAAGAACGGGAAAAACCGTTCGGCGAAGTCATGATCGGCAAGCTGATCGTCGAATAA
- the flgG gene encoding flagellar basal-body rod protein FlgG has product MNPAMWISKTGVQAQDAKLQAIANNLANVNTVGFKRDRVVFEDLHYQVDAQPGAQSADNTVSNGVQLGNGTRLVGTQKVFTNGSIQTTSQQLDVAISGNGFLQVRRPNGDAAFTRAGQLQVDANGTLVNAQGLPLVPQITVPNNATAITIAENGTVSATVPGQAAPTEIGALTLTGFVNPAGLLALGENLFSETAASGAPNEGRPGDGALGKLKQGALEGSNVQVVEEMVDMIAAQRTYEMNTKVLSAADNMLQYLAQAAR; this is encoded by the coding sequence ATGAATCCAGCAATGTGGATCAGCAAGACCGGTGTTCAGGCGCAAGACGCCAAGCTGCAGGCGATCGCCAACAACCTGGCCAACGTCAACACCGTCGGCTTCAAGCGCGACCGCGTCGTCTTCGAAGACCTGCACTACCAGGTCGACGCCCAGCCGGGCGCGCAGAGCGCCGACAACACGGTGTCGAACGGCGTCCAGCTCGGTAACGGTACGCGCCTGGTCGGCACCCAGAAGGTGTTCACCAACGGTTCGATCCAGACCACCAGCCAGCAGCTCGACGTCGCCATCTCCGGCAACGGCTTCCTGCAGGTGCGCCGCCCGAACGGCGACGCCGCCTTCACCCGTGCCGGCCAGCTGCAGGTCGACGCCAACGGTACCCTGGTCAATGCCCAGGGCCTGCCGCTGGTGCCGCAGATCACCGTGCCGAACAACGCCACCGCGATCACCATCGCCGAAAACGGCACCGTCTCGGCCACCGTTCCCGGCCAGGCCGCCCCGACCGAAATCGGCGCCCTGACCCTGACCGGCTTCGTCAATCCGGCCGGCCTGCTGGCCCTCGGCGAAAACCTGTTCTCGGAAACCGCCGCCAGCGGCGCGCCGAACGAAGGCCGTCCTGGCGACGGCGCCCTGGGCAAGCTCAAGCAAGGCGCGCTCGAAGGTTCGAACGTGCAGGTCGTCGAAGAAATGGTCGACATGATCGCTGCACAACGTACTTATGAGATGAATACCAAAGTGTTGTCGGCGGCTGACAATATGCTGCAATACCTGGCGCAGGCGGCCCGATAA
- a CDS encoding flagellar hook capping FlgD N-terminal domain-containing protein produces MLTNNSLAASNNTAGTDSVAPSAEVSANKDMFTKLLVAQIRNQDPLAPSDPSQFVNQLSQLSQTEALQNLSKTTSASASVLQSLQVLAMGGQVGSQVTVATDRLRLDGAPVSGSIQLPSASGATNLVLTGADGQAHNLALPYHAAGSQAFTIDPSALGLAPGSYSIAARTADGAAVPVEIAGTVSSVRLSGTGSVVLQVAGVGDIDPSAITGFNGKAPAFAAN; encoded by the coding sequence ATGCTGACCAATAACTCCCTCGCCGCCTCGAACAACACCGCCGGCACCGACTCGGTCGCGCCCAGCGCCGAGGTCTCCGCCAACAAGGACATGTTCACCAAGCTGCTCGTGGCCCAGATCCGCAACCAGGATCCGCTGGCGCCGTCCGACCCGAGCCAGTTCGTCAACCAGCTGTCGCAGTTGTCGCAGACCGAAGCGCTGCAGAACCTCTCCAAAACCACCAGCGCCAGCGCCAGCGTGCTGCAAAGCCTGCAGGTGCTGGCGATGGGCGGCCAAGTGGGCTCGCAAGTGACGGTCGCCACCGACCGCCTGCGCCTGGACGGCGCGCCTGTCAGCGGCAGCATCCAGCTGCCGTCGGCGTCCGGCGCGACCAACCTGGTGCTGACCGGTGCCGACGGCCAGGCGCACAACCTGGCCCTGCCCTACCACGCGGCAGGTTCGCAAGCATTCACGATCGACCCGAGCGCCCTGGGCCTGGCGCCGGGCAGCTATTCGATCGCGGCCCGGACCGCAGACGGCGCCGCCGTGCCCGTCGAAATCGCCGGCACCGTGAGCAGCGTGCGTCTGTCGGGTACCGGTTCCGTCGTATTGCAGGTGGCTGGTGTCGGCGACATCGACCCGTCCGCCATTACTGGTTTCAACGGCAAGGCTCCCGCCTTCGCCGCTAACTGA
- the flgH gene encoding flagellar basal body L-ring protein FlgH, which yields MTVLLVGCASRAPIDAAPDQDAVPVARTAQHGVSGGVFSSDALSLTSDARAYRVGDVVTVILQETTQASKRAGTSFSKGSSVGVAPLGALGKTFGKTQLDMSADRSFKGDSTSTQQNALSGALTVIVQEVLPNGLLRVSGEKNMTLNQGEEFLRLKGYIRAADVDADNQVSSLRVANARIAYSAKGVLADANSAGWLTRFFTGPLMPF from the coding sequence ATGACGGTGTTGCTGGTGGGTTGTGCTTCCCGCGCACCGATTGATGCCGCCCCCGACCAGGATGCGGTACCGGTCGCGCGCACTGCCCAGCACGGCGTTTCCGGCGGCGTGTTCAGCAGCGACGCGCTGTCGCTGACCTCCGACGCCCGCGCTTACCGCGTGGGCGACGTGGTCACCGTGATCCTGCAGGAGACCACGCAGGCGAGCAAGCGCGCCGGCACCAGTTTCAGCAAGGGTTCGTCGGTGGGCGTTGCTCCGCTGGGCGCGCTCGGCAAGACCTTCGGCAAGACCCAGCTCGACATGTCGGCCGACCGCAGTTTCAAGGGCGACTCGACCAGCACCCAGCAGAACGCCCTGTCCGGCGCGCTGACCGTGATCGTGCAGGAAGTGCTGCCGAACGGACTGCTGCGCGTGTCGGGCGAGAAGAACATGACCCTGAACCAGGGCGAAGAATTCCTGCGCCTGAAGGGCTATATCCGCGCCGCCGACGTCGATGCCGACAACCAGGTGTCCTCGCTGCGCGTGGCCAATGCCCGGATCGCCTATTCGGCGAAAGGCGTGCTGGCCGACGCCAACTCGGCAGGCTGGTTGACGCGTTTCTTCACCGGACCGCTGATGCCCTTTTAA